The following coding sequences lie in one Rutidosis leptorrhynchoides isolate AG116_Rl617_1_P2 chromosome 4, CSIRO_AGI_Rlap_v1, whole genome shotgun sequence genomic window:
- the LOC139840250 gene encoding calcium-dependent protein kinase 7-like: protein MGNCCAVPSTTDESEIKKGKNKPNPFASDNGGSIPATRDGYKPYVLENPTGNQIEQTYVLGKELGRGEFGVTYLCTDKVSGDVYACKSISKKKLRTRVDIEDVRREVEIMKHLPAHPNIVSLKDTYEDDSAVHLVMELCEGGELFDRIVAKGHYTERAAAGVIRTIVEVIQTCHKHGVMHRDLKPENFLYENKKETAALKAIDFGLSVFFRPGERFNEIVGSPYYMAPEVLKRNYGPEVDVWSAGVILYILLCGVPPFWAETEQGVAQAIIKSVVDFKRDPWPMVSDNAKDLVKKMLNPDPKLRLTAQEVLDHPWIQNAKKAPNVSLGETVKARLKQFSVMNKLKKRALRVIAEHLSAEEVAGIKQGFDLMDTNKQGKINIVELKDGLQKLGQQIPDADLQMLMDAGDVDKDGYLNYGEFVAISVHLRKMGNDDHLKDAFAFFDQNKSGYIEIDELREALADELEPNNEDVISAIIHDVDTDKDGKISYEEFTAMMKAGTDWRKASRQYSRERYNNLSLKLFKDGSMH, encoded by the exons ATGGGTAACTGCTGTGCTGTACCATCTACTACTGATGAATCCGAGATCAAAAAAGGGAAAAATAAACCAAACCCATTTGCTTCAGATAATGGTGGGTCAATCCCAGCAACTAGAGATGGGTATAAACCTTATGTTTTAGAAAATCCTACTGGAAATCAAATTGAGCAGACTTATGTTCTTGGTAAAGAATTAGGTAGAGGTGAATTTGGGGTTACTTATTTATGTACTGATAAAGTAAGTGGAGATGTTTATGCTTGTAAATCGATATCGAAAAAGAAGTTAAGAACTAGAGTTGATATTGAGGATGTTAGGAGAGAAGTTGAGATCATGAAACATTTGCCTGCTCATCCTAATATTGTGAGTCTGAAAGATACTTATGAAGATGATAGTGCTGTTCATTTGGTTATGGAGTTGTGCGAGGGCGGAGAATTGTTCGATCGGATCGTTGCTAAAGGTCATTACACTGAAAGAGCAGCTGCCGGTGTTATTCGCACCATAGTTGAGGTTATTCAG ACGTGCCACAAACACGGTGTTATGCACCGTGATCTTAAACCTGAGAACTTTTTGTATGAAAACAAGAAAGAAACCGCTGCCTTGAAAGCTATTGATTTCGGATTGTCTGTTTTCTTCAGGCCAG GTGAGAGATTCAATGAGATTGTAGGCAGTCCATACTACATGGCTCCTGAAGTCCTAAAACGAAACTATGGACCCGAGGTTGATGTCTGGAGCGCTGGCGTCATCCTTTACATATTGCTTTGTGGGGTCCCACCATTTTGGGCGG AAACCGAGCAAGGGGTTGCACAGGCTATCATAAAATCTGTGGTTGATTTTAAAAGAGATCCATGGCCAATGGTGTCTGATAATGCAAAGGATCTTGTCAAGAAGATGCTCAATCCTGACCCAAAGTTGCGTCTTACTGCTCAAGAAGTACTCG ATCATCCATGGATACAGAACGCCAAAAAGGCTCCAAATGTTTCTTTAGGTGAAACCGTTAAAGCAAGACTCAAGCAATTCTCAGTGATGAACAAACTCAAGAAGAGAGCTTTAAGG GTAATTGCCGAACATTTATCTGCCGAAGAAGTGGCGGGCATAAAACAGGGATTCGATTTGATGGATACTAACAAACAAGGTAAGATAAATATCGTTGAGTTGAAAGATGGCTTGCAAAAGCTTGGTCAACAAATCCCGGATGCCGATCTTCAGATGCTTATGGATGCT ggtGACGTTGACAAAGACGGGTACTTGAACTACGGAGAATTCGTTGCAATTTCAGTTCACTTGAGAAAGATGGGTAACGATGATCATCTTAAAGATGCTTTTGCGTTCTTCGATCAAAATAAAAGCGGATACATAGAGATCGATGAGTTAAGGGAAGCTTTAGCCGATGAACTTGAACCCAATAACGAAGACGTTATTTCTGCCATTATTCATGATGTCGATACTGACAAG GACGGCAAAATTAGTTATGAGGAGTTTACAGCAATGATGAAGGCAGGAACAGATTGGAGGAAAGCATCTAGACAATACTCACGAGAGCGTTACAATAACCTTAGTTTGAAGTTATTTAAAGACGGATCAATGCACTAA
- the LOC139845529 gene encoding putative elongation factor TypA-like SVR3, chloroplastic, which produces MEMAVGIHNSAVPILNPNSFKGFSSSFLKPQLNVNHTLSSYSTPVIKFQSFSNSRRTPLHKSIKCSVSEAEATETPTEKKSTLVRRNDIRNIAIVAHVDHGKTTLVDAMLKQAKVFRDNQVVEERIMDSNDLERERGITILSKNTSITYKDTKMNIIDTPGHSDFGGEVERVLNMVEGILLVVDSVEGPMPQTRFVLKKALEFGHAVVVVVNKVDRASARPEFVINSTFELFIELNASDEQCDFQAVYAIGLSGKAGLSPDNLADDLGPLFETIIRCIPGPKIKKDGSLQMLVTSTEYDEHKGKIAIGRLHAGVLNRGMDVRICTSDDACRFGKVSELFVFEKFFRAPAESVEAGDICAVCGINDIQIGETIADKADGKALPAIRVEEPTVKMAFSINTSPFVGREGKYVTSRNLRDRLYREIERNLAMKVEDGETADTFLVSGRGTLHITILIENMRRENYEFMVGPPKVINKKIDDKLLEPYEIATVEVPEVHMGSVVELLGQRRGQMFDMQGLGNEGTTILKYKIPTRGLLGLRNAILTASRGTAILNTIFDSYGPWAGEMSTRDLGSLVAFEDGTVTSYALASSQERGQLFIKPGTEVYKGQIVGIHQRPGDLSLNVCKKKAATNVRSNKEVSVVLDTPLDYSLDDCIEYIQEDELVEVTPKSIRMCKNPKMNKKAR; this is translated from the exons ATGGAAATGGCTGTTGGAATACATAATTCTGCTGTTCCGATACTAAACCCTAATAGTTTTAAgggtttttcatcatcttttttaaaACCCCAACTCAATGTTAATCATACCCTATCTTCTTATTCAACTCCCGTTATCAAGTTTCAATCTTTTTCAAATTCAAGAAGAACCCCACTTCATAAATCTATCAAATGCTCTGTTTCTGAAGCTGAAGCCACTGAAACCCCAACAG AGAAGAAAAGTACATTAGTTAGGAGAAACGACATTAGAAATATCGCAATTGTTGCTCATGTTGATCATGGAAAAACAACTCTAGTGGATGCTATGTTGAAGCAAGCAAAA GTATTTCGTGATAATCAAGTTGTGGAAGAAAGAATAATGGACTCGAATGACTTAGAGCGTGAAAGAGGAATTACAATTCTCAGCAAAAACACATCAATCACGTATAAAGATACAAAAATGAATATTATAGACACTCCGGGCCATTCTGATTTTGGCGGTGAAGTAGAACGTGTTCTTAACATGGTTGAAGGAATTCTTTTAGTG GTAGATTCTGTTGAGGGCCCAATGCCACAAACAAGATTTGTTTTAAAGAAAGCTCTCGAATTTGGCCATGCTGTTGTTGTTGTCGTTAATAAAGTTGACAGAGCTTCTGCTCGTCCCGAATTTGTCATCAACTCCACTTTTGAACTTTTCATTGAACTAAATGCATCTGATGAACAG TGTGATTTTCAAGCAGTATATGCTATTGGGTTAAGTGGAAAAGCTGGACTTTCGCCTGATAATTTAGCAGATGATCTTGGACCACTTTTCGAGACGATAATTAGATGCATACCAGGACCTAAAATCAAGAAAGATGGTTCACTCCAAATGCTT GTCACGAGCACCGAGTATGATGAACACAAGGGAAAAATTGCGATCGGACGCTTACATGCTGGAGTTTTGAATAGAGGAATGGATGTTCGT ATATGCACATCAGATGATGCCTGCAGATTTGGAAAAGTCAGCGAACTATTTGTGTTTGAGAAATTTTTTAGGGCTCCTGCCGAAAGTGTCGAGGCCGGCGATATTTGTGCTGTCTGTGGTATTAATGATATTCAG ATTGGGGAGACGATTGCTGATAAAGCGGATGGTAAGGCGTTACCTGCCATTAGGGTTGAAGAACCTACAGTGAAAATGGCTTTCTCCATCAACACTTCACCATTCGTTGGCCGTGAG GGAAAGTATGTTACAAGTAGGAATCTAAGAGACCGACTCTACCGTGAGATCGAAAGAAACTTGGCTATGAAAGTTGAAGATGGAGAAACTGCTGATACGTTTCTTGTTAGTGGACGCGGTACTTTACACATTACGATACTGATAGAAAACAT GCGAAGAGAAAATTACGAGTTCATGGTGGGACCTCCTAAAGTAATTAACAAGAAAATTGATGATAAGTTGCTTGAACCTTATGAG ATTGCGACAGTGGAGGTACCGGAAGTACATATGGGTTCGGTTGTTGAACTTCTTGGTCAAAGGCGTGGTCAAATGTTTGATATGCAAGGACTTGG CAATGAAGGAACAACAATACTCAAATACAAGATACCAACTCGTGGACTTCTTGGATTGAGAAACGCGATTTTGACCGCATCTCGAGGAACCGCAATCCTCAACACGATATTCGATAGTTACGGACCGTGGGCTGGCGAAATGTCGACTCGTGATCTTGGATCTTTG GTTGCGTTTGAAGATGGAACGGTGACTTCTTACGCTCTAGCTAGTTCTCAAGAACGGGGCCAATTATTTATTAAACCGGGAACCGAAGTGTACAAAGGTCAGATCGTTGGCATTCATCAACGCCCAGGTGATTTATCCCTCAACGTATGCAAAAAGAAAGCCGCTACAAACGTGCGTTCAAACAAAGAAGTGTCGG TTGTTCTTGATACACCTTTGGATTACAGTCTTGATGACTGCATAGAGTATATCCAAGAAGATGAACTTGTGGAAGTAACTCCCAAAAGTATAAGAATGTGCAAGAATCCAAAGATGAACAAAAAGGCGCGTTAA
- the LOC139840251 gene encoding small ribosomal subunit protein uS10y has translation MAYAMKPTKPGLEEPQEQIHKIRITLSSKNVKNLEKVCADLVRGAKDKKLRVKGPVRMPTKVLNITTRKSPCGEGTNTWDRFELRVHKRVIDLFSSPDVVKQITSITIEPGVEVEVTIADS, from the exons ATGGCATACGCGATGAAACCGACAAAGCCAGGGCTAGAAGAGCCACAAGAACAGATTCACAAGATTAGGATTACTCTTTCATCAAAGAATGTTAAGAATCTTGAGAAAG TGTGTGCTGATTTGGTTCGTGGTGCTAAGGACAAGAAGTTGAGGGTCAAGGGTCCTGTTAGAATGCCTACAAAGGTTCTTAACATCACAACCAGGAAGTCCCCTTGTGGAGAAG GAACAAACACATGGGACAGATTCGAGCTTCGTGTCCACAAGCGTGTTATTGATCTTTTCAGCTCACCTGATGTTGTGAAGCAAATCACCTCCATCACTATTGAACCTGGTGTTGAGGTTGAGGTCACCATTGCTGACTCTTAG